In Neorhizobium galegae, the following proteins share a genomic window:
- a CDS encoding ABC transporter permease, protein MLGFILQRLWQAAIVVMAMSALVFCGVYAVGNPIDVLISPDATQDIRAAVIAQYGLDQPLWRQYFAFLGRIVEGDFGRSLVYSIPVSELILTRLPATLELTLAAVLFASLVGIPIGMYAGYRPHSLISRAIMAISILGFSVPTFWFGLMLIMVFAVQCGCMPAGGRGETVSLFGVDFSFLTGDGFAHLVLPALNLALFKFSLMIRLARAGTRELMLSDTVKFARAAGLSEFTVLSRHVLRLISIPLVTVFGLELGSTLAFAVVTETIFSWPGLGKLIIDSITSLDRPVMVAYLMLVAFLFIVINLIVDLTYALLDPRLRKGRA, encoded by the coding sequence ATGTTAGGTTTCATCTTGCAACGCCTGTGGCAGGCGGCGATCGTGGTGATGGCGATGTCGGCGCTGGTCTTCTGCGGCGTCTATGCCGTCGGCAATCCCATCGACGTGCTGATCTCTCCGGATGCGACGCAGGACATCCGTGCCGCGGTGATTGCCCAGTACGGGCTCGACCAGCCGCTCTGGCGACAATATTTCGCCTTCCTCGGCCGGATCGTCGAAGGCGATTTCGGCCGCTCCCTCGTCTATAGCATCCCGGTCAGCGAACTGATCCTCACCCGCCTGCCGGCCACCCTGGAACTGACGCTGGCAGCCGTTCTATTTGCCAGCCTCGTCGGCATCCCGATCGGCATGTATGCCGGCTACCGGCCCCACAGCCTGATTTCCCGCGCGATCATGGCGATTTCGATCCTCGGGTTTTCGGTGCCGACCTTCTGGTTCGGCCTGATGCTGATCATGGTGTTTGCCGTGCAATGCGGCTGCATGCCGGCCGGCGGACGCGGCGAGACGGTCAGCCTGTTCGGCGTCGATTTCAGCTTCCTCACCGGCGACGGGTTCGCGCATCTCGTGCTGCCGGCGCTGAACCTCGCACTCTTCAAGTTCTCGCTGATGATCCGGCTCGCCCGCGCCGGCACCCGCGAACTGATGCTGAGCGACACGGTGAAATTCGCCCGCGCCGCCGGCCTGTCGGAATTCACGGTGCTGAGCCGGCATGTGCTTCGGCTGATCTCCATCCCGCTCGTCACCGTCTTCGGCCTGGAACTGGGCTCGACGCTCGCCTTTGCGGTCGTCACCGAAACCATCTTTTCTTGGCCCGGTCTCGGCAAGCTGATCATCGACAGCATCACCTCGCTCGACCGGCCGGTCATGGTCGCCTACCTGATGCTCGTCGCCTTCCTGTTCATCGTCATCAACCTGATCGTCGATCTCACCTATGCGCTGCTCGATCCGCGCCTGCGAAAGGGACGTGCCTGA